From one Cupriavidus basilensis genomic stretch:
- the lpdA gene encoding dihydrolipoyl dehydrogenase, which produces MIVIGSGPGGYIAAIRAAQLGKTVACIEEWRDGAGKPRLGGTCLNVGCIPSKALLASSEHFEHALHGLAEHGVKVKEVALDLAQMIKRKAAIVDKFTGGVEFLFRKNKVTWIKGHGKFKSRGTDGVIAVEAIEGNDTKTVTARNVIIATGSKARHLPDVPVDNKIVSDNEGALSFDTVPRKLAVIGAGVIGLELGSVWRRLGAEVTLLEALPTFLGALDESVAKEAAKLFKKQGLTIHLGVSIGKIDASAKGVSIAYTDKDGADQKLDADRLIVSIGRVPNTDNLGLDTVGLSSDPRGFVPVDDQCRTSVPGIYAIGDVVRGPMLAHKAEDEGVMVAEIIDGQKPHIDYNCIPWVIYTEPEIAWVGKSEAQLSAEGREVRTGQFPMMANGRALGIGRPDGFIKMIADAKTDELLGVHIISANASDLIAEAVAALEFKAASEDIGMISHPHPSLSEVMREAALAVQKRALNM; this is translated from the coding sequence GTGATCGTGATCGGTTCCGGCCCAGGCGGCTATATCGCGGCGATCCGCGCAGCACAGCTGGGAAAGACCGTGGCCTGCATCGAGGAATGGAGAGACGGCGCGGGCAAGCCCCGGCTCGGGGGCACCTGCCTGAACGTCGGCTGCATCCCGAGCAAGGCGCTGCTCGCGTCCTCGGAACACTTTGAACATGCGCTGCACGGGCTCGCCGAGCACGGCGTAAAGGTCAAGGAAGTGGCGCTGGACCTTGCGCAAATGATCAAGCGAAAGGCTGCCATTGTTGACAAGTTCACGGGCGGTGTCGAATTCCTGTTCCGCAAGAACAAGGTGACCTGGATCAAGGGCCATGGCAAGTTCAAGAGTCGCGGCACCGACGGCGTGATCGCCGTGGAAGCGATCGAAGGCAACGACACCAAGACAGTCACGGCACGTAACGTCATCATTGCGACAGGCTCCAAGGCGCGTCATCTGCCTGACGTTCCCGTCGATAACAAGATCGTGTCGGATAACGAGGGCGCGCTGTCGTTCGACACAGTCCCCAGGAAGCTCGCGGTGATCGGTGCGGGCGTTATCGGGCTTGAGCTTGGTTCGGTGTGGCGGCGACTCGGCGCCGAGGTGACCCTGCTCGAAGCGCTGCCAACTTTCCTTGGGGCGCTCGACGAGTCCGTGGCGAAGGAGGCGGCCAAGCTATTCAAGAAGCAGGGACTGACGATCCATCTTGGGGTCAGTATTGGCAAGATCGACGCGAGCGCCAAAGGGGTCAGCATTGCCTACACGGACAAGGACGGCGCCGACCAGAAACTTGATGCGGATCGCCTGATCGTGTCGATCGGCCGGGTCCCCAATACCGACAATCTCGGACTGGACACCGTGGGCCTGTCCTCCGACCCGCGCGGCTTCGTTCCAGTTGACGATCAGTGCCGCACGTCCGTGCCGGGGATCTACGCAATTGGCGATGTAGTACGCGGCCCGATGCTGGCCCACAAGGCCGAAGACGAAGGCGTCATGGTTGCGGAAATCATTGATGGGCAGAAGCCGCACATCGACTACAACTGCATTCCGTGGGTAATCTATACGGAGCCGGAAATCGCCTGGGTGGGCAAGTCCGAGGCCCAGTTGAGTGCCGAAGGACGGGAGGTCCGAACGGGCCAGTTCCCGATGATGGCTAATGGCCGCGCACTCGGCATCGGCCGCCCGGACGGTTTCATCAAGATGATTGCGGACGCAAAGACCGACGAGCTGCTGGGCGTCCATATCATTTCGGCCAATGCCTCGGACCTGATCGCCGAAGCCGTGG
- a CDS encoding gamma-glutamylcyclotransferase: protein MGNLTRKDLVDGSIRSRLAMPADLSWTDAALEQSLNATLNARLAGSIWVFAYGSLIWNPLIAFDEHRTATLEGWRRSFCIRSISARGTPEQPGRVLGLEPGGNTQGVAYRLPDDQALNELRLLWAREMCSGVYRPIWNPLVLENGEKVQAIVFAANTEQALYEADASVPTVARLAAKAAGVFGSNADYILGLDTALADRGISDQYVSQIAQSMRRFQRTLTA, encoded by the coding sequence ATGGGCAATCTGACCCGAAAAGATCTTGTCGACGGCAGTATCCGCAGCAGACTTGCCATGCCTGCTGACCTGTCGTGGACCGACGCTGCTCTCGAGCAATCGCTTAATGCAACGCTCAATGCGCGCCTCGCTGGTTCGATTTGGGTCTTCGCCTATGGTTCGTTAATCTGGAACCCATTGATCGCCTTCGACGAGCACCGGACTGCCACACTCGAAGGATGGCGCCGCAGCTTCTGCATTCGCTCCATATCTGCGCGTGGTACGCCGGAGCAGCCGGGGCGCGTGCTTGGCTTGGAACCTGGCGGGAATACGCAAGGGGTTGCGTACCGGCTGCCCGACGATCAGGCGCTGAACGAATTGCGCCTCCTGTGGGCAAGGGAGATGTGCAGCGGAGTGTATCGGCCGATCTGGAACCCGCTGGTGCTCGAAAATGGCGAGAAGGTGCAGGCCATTGTCTTTGCCGCGAACACCGAACAGGCGCTTTATGAAGCCGATGCATCGGTACCTACCGTTGCACGGCTTGCGGCGAAGGCAGCCGGTGTATTCGGATCTAATGCGGACTACATACTGGGACTCGACACAGCCCTGGCGGACCGCGGCATTTCGGACCAGTACGTCTCACAGATAGCGCAGAGCATGAGGAGATTTCAGCGGACATTGACGGCCTAG
- a CDS encoding DUF2917 domain-containing protein: MQAFLTKTEFALRPGEVTTLSIHAAQRLHVDEAAGTDLWMTREGDPEDYWLDSGEDLLLRRGDQITLSVDPRAGDAVRLELISEADRQAATLADFPHLLHRFGRKLVRGTAWTPGKDQVGAA; this comes from the coding sequence ATGCAAGCTTTTCTCACAAAGACAGAGTTCGCCCTGAGGCCTGGCGAAGTTACCACGCTGTCGATACATGCGGCACAGCGCCTCCACGTGGACGAGGCCGCAGGTACCGACCTGTGGATGACACGCGAAGGTGATCCAGAGGACTACTGGCTCGATAGTGGCGAAGACCTGCTGCTGCGGCGCGGGGACCAGATAACCCTTAGCGTAGACCCGCGCGCCGGCGACGCCGTCCGGCTGGAACTAATCAGTGAAGCGGACCGTCAGGCAGCGACCCTGGCCGATTTTCCGCACCTGCTGCACCGCTTTGGACGCAAACTGGTGCGAGGGACGGCATGGACTCCGGGCAAGGACCAAGTCGGGGCAGCCTGA